A single window of Colletotrichum higginsianum IMI 349063 chromosome 8, whole genome shotgun sequence DNA harbors:
- a CDS encoding Cytochrome P450: protein MGSLHEVEAFILLGLAHLSALNKLALGFTLLTLMLALTALLFTHSQFNNQKLVPNVFVVGGDDAQSIKANRERFRTQAKEMLEEGYNRTGGGFFYVPSPLGERLMIPTKYLEELKTAPIDHVDFVATFIEVSCNHTFPRFRVCFGNINRTDEMFEGKYTTMGSRSTLHPRVVKGQLNHHLAEIMPAVQQEIRDAFCDVFPTCVDWTPIPVVDSLTRIVARVSSCMFGGTELSRNKEWVESSISFAIDGFIAAQKLKGYPEFLKPIVARFIPEIQKIAGHYAAAEAAAIPLLEARRRTGEAAADLLFWMEKQAINEEHDLKFLASILLKVSFAAIHTSAAAPAQLVYDLCERPEYIEPLREEIRSVADCDGFIDKSGFLGMTKMDSFMKESQRFNPLLLITFERVVHRPFTLSSGFTIPAHTTIGIPTQAITMDKLLYPSPETFDPFRFSKLRKEQPEMDGRAQYVSSNSSSLSFGYGRHACPGRFFAAQEIKAIMAFLLQNFDMRFASGQSRPKSIRVETQFLPDPMATVEFRRRQR, encoded by the exons ATGGGTTCTTTGCATGAGGTTGAGGCATTCATCCTGCTTGGCCTAGCTCACCTCAGCGCTCTTAACAAACTGGCTTTGGGCTTTACACTTCTAACTCTCATGTTGGCATTAACTGCGCTTCTGTTCACACACAGTCAATTCAACAATCAGAAACTTGTTCCAAATGTCTTCGTTGTAGGAGGGGATGATGCACAGAGCATCAAGGCAAACCGAGAGCGTTTTCGTACACAAGCCAAAGAAATGCTTGAGGAAGGATACAATAGG ACTGGAGGCGGTTTCTTTTACGTTCCAAGCCCACTCGGGGAGCGGCTCATGATACCGACAAAATACTTAGAGGAGCTGAAAACAGCCCCAATTGATCACGTTGATTTCGTTGCTACTTTCATTGAAGTGAGTTGCAATCATACTTTCCCTCGGTTCCGAGTTTGTTTTGGAAATATTAACAGAACCGACGAGATGTTTGAAGGAAAGTATACAACCATGGGAAGCCGCTCAACTCTGCATCCTCGGGTTGTGAAAGGCCAACTCAATCACCATCTAG CCGAAATCATGCCAGCAGTCCAGCAAGAAATTCGCGACGCTTTCTGCGACGTATTTCCAACTTGTGTAG ACTGGACACCTATTCCAGTTGTGGATTCTCTGACTCGAATTGTGGCAAGAGTGTCCAGCTGCATGTTTGGTGGCACAGAATTGTCCCGTAACAAAGAATGGGTTGAGTCATCTATAAGCTTTGCAATTGATGGCTTCATTGCCGCACAGAAGCTCAAAGGTTACCCTGAGTTTTTAAAGCCGATTGTAGCACGATTTATTCCGGAGATCCAAAAGATCGCAGGACACTATGCCGCTGCCGAAGCAGCAGCTATTCCATTACTTGAGGCACGACGACGCACTGGGGAAGCAGCGGCCGATCTTTTATTTTGGATGGAAAAACAAGCCATAAACGAAGAGCATGATTTGAAGTTTCTGGCTAGCATTCTCCTCAAAGTGAGTTTTGCTGCAATACATACAAGCGCGGCAGCACCTGCTCAGCTGGTTTACGACTTGTGCGAGAGACCTGAGTATATTGAACCGTTGCGGGAAGAAATTCGCAGTGTTGCCGACTGTGATGGGTTCATCGACAAATCTGGGTTCCTTGGCATGACAAAAATGGATAGTTTCATGAAGGAAAGCCAACGATTCAATCCTCTTCTCCTCA TTACTTTCGAGAGAGTTGTCCACCGACCATTCACCCTGTCATCGGGATTTACGATCCCAGCTCACACCACTATTGGTATTCCAACACAGGCAATTACTATGGATAAGTTGCTTTATCCAAGTCCCGAAACCTTTGATCCATTTCGCTTCTCTAAGCTTAGAAAGGAGCAACCAGAAATGGATGGCCGCGCTCAGTACGTTTCGTCAAACTCATCCTCATTAAGCTTCGGATACGGTAGGCACGCTTGTCCAGGACGTTTTTTCGCGGCACAGGAGATCAAAGCCATAATGGCTTTTCTCTTGCAGAATTTCGATATGCGGTTTGCCTCAGGTCAGAGTCGCCCAAAAAGCATACGCGTGGAAACACAGTTTCTTCCGGATCCAATGGCAACAGTGGAATTCAGAAGACGGCAACGATAA
- a CDS encoding O-acetylhomoserine (Thiol)-lyase yields the protein MGEPIQDKTLPNGVTQLSVLPEGHDPFQPYKVEQFDTGLKYDTLQVHGGHRPDKETHARAVPIYNSVSFVFTDSAHAKRVCATEEAGYFYSRISNPTVAVFEKRAAALEGATAAVGTASGQAAIFNTIICLAGAGDNVVASINLYGGTYSLFKTLLPRLGITVKWAKQETKEEFARHIDENTKMFFVESIGNPRCSIPDLQGLADVAHENHIPFVVDNTFGACGTWCRPIEFGADIILHSATKWMGGHGTTVGGVIIDCGTFDWGAAGERFPRMIKKDGPMSFSYWKAFGNISFAMAMRIDILMEVGSILSPASAQQLLIGMETLSLRCERHAKNTLEVARFLESHPRIAWVNYPGLEKNQYHQNAQRYLRNGFGGVLSFGPKGGDVASKMLLNYVKVISHQTNVGDSKTLATHPWNSTHVIMSEKDRREAGITPVSLIRTYSDLSLKDLPANDNLRQAFIRFSVGTEDVRDIIEDLDQALAKLPENIVNTHDEKLEAKVTAAANGIMDTYGGGNGDVDFIDADISLSKSNVPLGRQTAVGNW from the exons ATGGGGGAACCAATTCAGGATAAGACACTGCCCAATGGCGTCACTCAGCTCAGTGTCTTGCCAGAGGGACACGATCCTTTCCAGCCTTACAAAGTGGAGCAGTTTGATACTGGTCTGAAATACGACACTCTGCAAGTCCATGGTGGTCATCGGCCCGACAAAGAAACACATGCCCGAGCAGTTCCTATCTATAACAGCGTT TCATTCGTCTTCACCGACAGTGCCCACGCCAAAAGAGTGTGCGCAACTGAGGAAGCTGGATACTTCTACAGCAGGATCTCCAAT CCCACTGTGGCTGTGTTCGAGAAACGAGCCGCCGCTCTGGAAGGAGCCACGGCCGCTGTTGGTACGGCATCTGGCCAAGCAGCAAtcttcaacaccatcatTTGCCTAGCCGGGGCAGGCGACAACGTGGTGGCCTCCATCAATCTGTATGGAGGTACATACAGCCTTTTTAAAACACTGTTGCCTCGACTTGGCATTACTGTGAAGTGGGCCAAGCAAGAAACAAAGGAGGAGTTTGCCAGACACATCGACGAAAACACGAAAATGTTCTTCGTCGAGAGTATTGGCAACCCGCGTTGCAGTATTCCTGATCTCCAAGGCCTGGCTGATGTGGCACACGAAAACCATATCCCATTTGTG GTTGACAACACGTTTGGTGCTTGTGGCACGTGGTGCCGGCCTATCGAGTTTGGTGCAGACATCATCTTACATTCCGCCACAAAATGGATGGGTGGTCACGGAACAACAGTCGGCGGAGTGATCATCGACTGTGGCACTTTTGACTGGGGTGCAGCAGGCGAGAGATTCCCTCGGATGATCAAGAAAGATGGACCAATGAGTTTCTCATACTGGAAAGCCTTTGGAAACATATCTTTCGCCATGGCTATGAGGATTGACATTTTGATGGAGGTGGGCTCGATTCTAAGCCCAGCCTCTGCACAGCAACTTCTCATCGGGATGGAAACGTTGAGTCTGCGGTGCGAACGACATGCAAAAAACACTTTGGAAGTTGCTCGCTTTTTGGAGTCACATCCAAGAATTGCATGGGTAAACTATCCCG GCCTCGAAAAAAACCAATATCACCAAAACGCCCAACGCTATTTGAGAAACGGCTTTGGAGGCGTTCTCTCATTTGGTCCAAAAGGAGGAGATGTGGCCAGCAAAATGCTTTTGAACTACGTTAAGGTTATTTCCCATCAAACCAA TGTTGGCGACTCAAAAACATTGGCTACCCATCCCTGGAACTCAACACATGTTATTATGTCTGAAAAGGACAGGAGAGAAGCAGGAATCACACCCGTGAGTCTCATCAGAACATACAGCGACCTGTCCCTTAAAGACTTGCCAGCTAATGACAATTTACGACAGGCTTTTATCAGATTCTCGGTTGGGACAGAGGACGTAAGAGATATCATCGAAGATCTTGACCAAGCATTGGCCAAGCTTCCGGAGAACATTGTCAACACCCATGATGAGAAGCTGGAGGCTAAAGTCACAGCGGCTGCAAATGGCATTATGGACACTtatggcggcggcaacggggATGTAGACTTTATTGATGCGGATATTTCGCTGTCTAAGTCCAATGTTCCCTTGGGACGTCAAACTGCAGTCGGTAACTGGTAG